A single region of the Stigmatopora argus isolate UIUO_Sarg chromosome 6, RoL_Sarg_1.0, whole genome shotgun sequence genome encodes:
- the tfeb gene encoding transcription factor EB isoform X1, with protein MASRIGLRMQLMRDQLQQEEQRERQHQQNAALQYMQQRMAGTPAPTAAISAPHNYQSMQVPVEVLKVQTHLENPTDYHIRQSRRQQVKEYLSTTFATKQVVHAVAGPMPPSPPAAIGPTGGSASLPPPLHSPHKRTEQLMNGNSAPNSPMAMLNIGSGHEQEMDEVIDDIISMQSSYDDVQAYIDPIQMPNTLPLSSSHLDVYTGPGMKGPAIAMTSNSCPANLTVKREISDAEARALAKERQKKDNHNLIERRRRFNINDRIKELGAMIPKTNDLDVRWNKGTILRASVDYIKRMQKDSQRTREVENNFKRMEMANKQLILRIQELEMQAHMHGLPSNSPSGLNPVDVLSPYVKQETNHEENLSHTQAQATHHHLNHNHAPSHQPQQHQFLPQSHLQPPNQAPLEHPRQMTMLPQHLQTQPPIQYPAVGSSQSFDLAQSLDLCDGMPAFSDGMSGLGDLGGLDMQGRRSDMSFLMMEEPLSPMGGDPLLSTMSPEASVDSSRRSSFSIEDADIL; from the exons ATGGCCTCACGCATTGGTCTGCGGATGCAG CTGATGCGAGACCAGCTGCAGCAAGAGGAGCAGCGCGAGCGGCAACATCAGCAAAATGCAGCCCTGCAATACATGCAGCAACGCATGGCTGGAACACCTGCCCCCACTGCAGCTATCAGTGCCCCTCATAACTATCAAAGTATGCAGGTGCCTGTGGAGGTTCTTAAG GTACAGACGCACCTTGAGAATCCCACAGACTACCACATACGTCAGTCTCGGAGGCAGCAGGTGAAGGAGTACCTCTCCACCACCTTTGCAACCAAACAG GTGGTCCATGCTGTTGCAGGGCCAATGCCACCATCTCCTCCTGCTGCCATTGGGCCCACCGGGGGTTCTGCATCTCTACCCCCACCACTGCACTCTCCACACAAGCGCACCGAGCAGCTCATGAATGGAAACAGTGCACCTAACAGCCCAATGGCCATGCTGAACATTGGCTCTGGCCATGAGCAAGAG ATGGATGAGGTTATTGATGATATCATCAGCATGCAGTCCAGTTACGATGACGTCCAGGCCTACATAGATCCCATCCAGATGCCCAACACG CTCCCTTTATCCAGCAGCCACTTGGATGTATACACAGGTCCGGGGATGAAAGGCCCAGCCATTGCAATGACCAGCAACTCCTGTCCTGCCAATCTAACTGTAAAGCGAGAAATTTCAG ATGCAGAAGCCCGTGCCCTGGCCAAAGAGAGGCAGAAGAAAGATAACCACAATCTCA TCGAAAGAAGACGGAGGTTCAACATCAATGATCGTATAAAAGAACTTGGTGCAATGATTCCCAAAACCAATGATCT GGATGTTCGTTGGAATAAGGGCACCATACTAAGAGCCTCTGTGGACTACATCAAACGTATGCAGAAAGACTCACAGAGGACCAGAGAGGTGGAGAATAACTTTAAAAGGATGGAAATGGCCAACAAACAGTTAATACTTCGGATTCAG GAGTTGGAGATGCAAGCTCATATGCACGGCCTACCCAGCAACTCACCATCTGGCCTGAACCCAGTAGATGTGTTGTCCCCATATGTCAAACAAGAAACCAACCACGAGGAGAACCTTTCCCACACTCAGGCGCAAGCTACACACCACCACCTAAACCACAACCACGCTCCTTCCCACCAGCCTCAGCAGCACCAATTTCTTCCACAGTCCCACCTGCAGCCCCCAAACCAGGCTCCTCTTGAACATCCTCGGCAGATGACCATGCTTCCTCAGCACCTCCAGACCCAGCCACCCATCCAGTACCCAGCCGTGGGCAGCTCACAGTCCTTTGACCTGGCCCAGTCGCTGGACTTGTGCGACGGAATGCCGGCCTTCTCCGACGGCATGTCGGGGTTGGGCGATCTGGGAGGACTGGATATGCAGGGCCGCAGAAGCGATATGAGTTTCCTCATGATGGAGGAGCCCTTGTCCCCCATGGGTGGGGACCCTCTTCTCTCCACCATGTCCCCAGAGGCCTCTGTCGACTCCAGCCGCAGATCCAGTTTCAGCATAGAGGATGCTGACATACTGTAG
- the tfeb gene encoding transcription factor EB isoform X2: protein MASRIGLRMQLMRDQLQQEEQRERQHQQNAALQYMQQRMAGTPAPTAAISAPHNYQSMQVPVEVLKVQTHLENPTDYHIRQSRRQQVKEYLSTTFATKQVVHAVAGPMPPSPPAAIGPTGGSASLPPPLHSPHKRTEQLMNGNSAPNSPMAMLNIGSGHEQEMDEVIDDIISMQSSYDDVQAYIDPIQMPNTLPLSSSHLDVYTGPGMKGPAIAMTSNSCPANLTVKREISEARALAKERQKKDNHNLIERRRRFNINDRIKELGAMIPKTNDLDVRWNKGTILRASVDYIKRMQKDSQRTREVENNFKRMEMANKQLILRIQELEMQAHMHGLPSNSPSGLNPVDVLSPYVKQETNHEENLSHTQAQATHHHLNHNHAPSHQPQQHQFLPQSHLQPPNQAPLEHPRQMTMLPQHLQTQPPIQYPAVGSSQSFDLAQSLDLCDGMPAFSDGMSGLGDLGGLDMQGRRSDMSFLMMEEPLSPMGGDPLLSTMSPEASVDSSRRSSFSIEDADIL, encoded by the exons ATGGCCTCACGCATTGGTCTGCGGATGCAG CTGATGCGAGACCAGCTGCAGCAAGAGGAGCAGCGCGAGCGGCAACATCAGCAAAATGCAGCCCTGCAATACATGCAGCAACGCATGGCTGGAACACCTGCCCCCACTGCAGCTATCAGTGCCCCTCATAACTATCAAAGTATGCAGGTGCCTGTGGAGGTTCTTAAG GTACAGACGCACCTTGAGAATCCCACAGACTACCACATACGTCAGTCTCGGAGGCAGCAGGTGAAGGAGTACCTCTCCACCACCTTTGCAACCAAACAG GTGGTCCATGCTGTTGCAGGGCCAATGCCACCATCTCCTCCTGCTGCCATTGGGCCCACCGGGGGTTCTGCATCTCTACCCCCACCACTGCACTCTCCACACAAGCGCACCGAGCAGCTCATGAATGGAAACAGTGCACCTAACAGCCCAATGGCCATGCTGAACATTGGCTCTGGCCATGAGCAAGAG ATGGATGAGGTTATTGATGATATCATCAGCATGCAGTCCAGTTACGATGACGTCCAGGCCTACATAGATCCCATCCAGATGCCCAACACG CTCCCTTTATCCAGCAGCCACTTGGATGTATACACAGGTCCGGGGATGAAAGGCCCAGCCATTGCAATGACCAGCAACTCCTGTCCTGCCAATCTAACTGTAAAGCGAGAAATTTCAG AAGCCCGTGCCCTGGCCAAAGAGAGGCAGAAGAAAGATAACCACAATCTCA TCGAAAGAAGACGGAGGTTCAACATCAATGATCGTATAAAAGAACTTGGTGCAATGATTCCCAAAACCAATGATCT GGATGTTCGTTGGAATAAGGGCACCATACTAAGAGCCTCTGTGGACTACATCAAACGTATGCAGAAAGACTCACAGAGGACCAGAGAGGTGGAGAATAACTTTAAAAGGATGGAAATGGCCAACAAACAGTTAATACTTCGGATTCAG GAGTTGGAGATGCAAGCTCATATGCACGGCCTACCCAGCAACTCACCATCTGGCCTGAACCCAGTAGATGTGTTGTCCCCATATGTCAAACAAGAAACCAACCACGAGGAGAACCTTTCCCACACTCAGGCGCAAGCTACACACCACCACCTAAACCACAACCACGCTCCTTCCCACCAGCCTCAGCAGCACCAATTTCTTCCACAGTCCCACCTGCAGCCCCCAAACCAGGCTCCTCTTGAACATCCTCGGCAGATGACCATGCTTCCTCAGCACCTCCAGACCCAGCCACCCATCCAGTACCCAGCCGTGGGCAGCTCACAGTCCTTTGACCTGGCCCAGTCGCTGGACTTGTGCGACGGAATGCCGGCCTTCTCCGACGGCATGTCGGGGTTGGGCGATCTGGGAGGACTGGATATGCAGGGCCGCAGAAGCGATATGAGTTTCCTCATGATGGAGGAGCCCTTGTCCCCCATGGGTGGGGACCCTCTTCTCTCCACCATGTCCCCAGAGGCCTCTGTCGACTCCAGCCGCAGATCCAGTTTCAGCATAGAGGATGCTGACATACTGTAG
- the tmem183a gene encoding transmembrane protein 183A, whose protein sequence is MPKKGNRKRLKFRAGDVCSESVTVADYADADPAVVKSGRVKKAVANAVEKEVKLLCGLEASQGVVEEVLSSAGTIKINGMDSSDEEGEGETKVIHKKKSKRRTENSERSDGGEYPVDIWLVLSCYIRPEDICRFSLICRNAWIVTCTAVFWTRLYKRYYRIDFELPFHLLPDRVDRMCSLRARVIRSLFHMYEPFISRVSRITTLPEATPTTLLNSKCLLFGVKKITESRPEGLWEFSFKFLKQQKTKNGCVKPLRIPKQYEDVHTNSNSDCYMLQVSTFNFIFTPIVMGMTLSLFTINVSTDMHHYRVRLVFHDSPIRRGKSRADHSGMQVVLDPVHSVRLVDWWHPKYPCILS, encoded by the exons ATGCCCAAAAAAGGGAACCGAAAACGGCTGAAATTCAGAGCTGGGGACGTTTGCTCTGAATCAG TGACTGTGGCTGATTATGCTGATGCCGATCCAGCCGTTGTTAAGTCTGGTAGGGTGAAGAAAGCTGTTGCAAATGCAGTTGAAAAAGAAG TGAAATTACTATGTGGCCTGGAAGCATCGCAGGGTGTTGTCGAGGAGGTTCTATCATCTGCTGGAACCATCAAAATAAATGGCATGGACAGCAGCGACGAAGAAGGCGAGGGCGAAACGAAAGTGATTCATAAGAAGAAGAGCAAGAGGAGAACAG AGAACAGTGAGAGGAGTGATGGCGGGGAGTATCCAGTGGACATTTGGCTTGTCCTCTCTTGTTATATTCGACCTGAAGATATATGCCGATTCTCACTTATCTGTCGGAATGCATGGATAGTCACATGCACCGCAGTTTTTTGGACCAGGTTATACAAAAG GTATTACCGGATTGATTTTGAGCTGCCGTTTCATCTCCTGCCCGATCGCGTTGACAGGATGTGCAGTCTCAGGGCCCGTGTGATTCGTTCCCTTTTCCATATGTATGAGCCGTTCATCTCACGTGTTTCCAGAATTACAACTCTGCCTGAAGCTACACCCACAACTTTGCTCAATTCCAAG TGTTTATTGTTCGGAGTAAAAAAGATTACTGAGAGTCGCCCAGAAGGATTGTGGGAATTCAGCTTCAAGTTCTTAAAGCAg CAAAAGACCAAGAATGGCTGTGTAAAGCCCTTGCGCATACCCAAACAGTATGAAGATGTCCACACAAATTCAAACTCTGATTGTTACATGCTTCAAGTGTCAACATTCAACTTCATCTTCACCCCTATTGTCATGGGCATGACACTCTCCCTG tTCACGATCAATGTCAGCACAGACATGCACCATTACCGCGTCCGTCTAGTGTTCCATGATTCACCGATCCGAAGAGGCAAGAGTAGAGCCGATCACAGTGGAATGCAGGTTGTGCTGGATCCTGTACACAGTGTAAGGCTTGTGGACTGGTGGCATCCAAAGTACCCTTGTATCTTGTCATAA